The Deinococcus depolymerans genome includes a region encoding these proteins:
- a CDS encoding permease prefix domain 1-containing protein: MNRDQFIRHATRGLWGTKKRDAALELRGAIEDKIYRHQLCGMDSADAERAALRDLGNPHAIARDLSGVHTAPAAIRATLLLGVAGLLSLQAVAQVSAVQSTFLPQDTDPQTCAIRTGQTVAGQNPVAQRLLEQAGGVEGLREQCRTGTFAVYGPLLSVTDLLAALKSARVPVNAYAGPRVLTLNGGVTGTVPQVSFQIETMNGQQYLPSMFLTTFLTSVTSQPFSFTGLTNPVLTIGAARIPIGTAQAPVRTVDLIANGLTGARRTDTSLPIPVNVLPQSTRQPADPAAPQLAVPGKDGEVFAVVQNILRLNQKAFNGGDQPETLWVRARQNGRIAFTDELTPNVRLVNSQAELDQATARGVKAAVVYRVNTANLQRPALTVVPAAQVRVVQP; encoded by the coding sequence ATGAACCGCGACCAGTTCATCCGCCACGCCACACGCGGCCTGTGGGGCACCAAAAAACGCGACGCGGCCCTGGAACTGCGCGGCGCCATCGAGGACAAGATCTACCGCCATCAACTGTGCGGCATGGACAGCGCCGACGCCGAACGGGCCGCCCTGCGCGACCTGGGCAACCCCCACGCCATCGCCCGCGACCTCAGCGGCGTCCACACCGCACCCGCCGCCATCCGGGCCACCCTCCTGCTGGGTGTGGCCGGCCTGCTGAGCTTGCAGGCCGTGGCGCAGGTCAGCGCCGTGCAGTCGACTTTTTTGCCGCAGGACACGGACCCGCAGACCTGTGCCATCAGGACGGGACAGACCGTTGCCGGGCAGAATCCTGTCGCGCAGCGGCTGCTGGAGCAGGCAGGCGGCGTGGAGGGCCTGCGTGAGCAGTGCCGGACCGGCACCTTCGCGGTGTACGGCCCTCTTCTGAGCGTGACGGACCTGCTGGCGGCCCTGAAGTCGGCGCGTGTTCCGGTGAACGCCTATGCAGGTCCTCGCGTCCTCACGCTGAACGGCGGCGTCACCGGGACCGTCCCGCAGGTCTCCTTCCAGATCGAAACGATGAACGGCCAGCAGTACCTGCCGAGCATGTTCCTGACGACTTTCCTGACCTCCGTGACGTCACAACCGTTCAGCTTCACGGGCCTCACCAACCCGGTCCTGACCATCGGCGCCGCCCGCATTCCCATCGGGACCGCGCAGGCACCGGTCCGGACGGTGGACCTCATTGCCAACGGACTGACAGGGGCGCGCCGGACGGACACCTCGCTGCCCATTCCCGTGAATGTCCTCCCGCAGAGCACCCGCCAGCCCGCCGATCCTGCCGCGCCGCAACTGGCCGTGCCGGGCAAGGACGGGGAGGTGTTCGCAGTGGTACAGAACATCCTGCGGCTGAATCAAAAGGCCTTCAACGGTGGGGATCAGCCGGAAACGCTGTGGGTCCGGGCGCGGCAGAACGGCCGGATCGCGTTCACGGACGAACTGACTCCGAACGTGCGGCTGGTGAACTCGCAGGCGGAACTCGATCAGGCGACGGCACGGGGCGTGAAGGCGGCGGTGGTGTACCGCGTGAACACCGCGAACCTTCAGCGCCCGGCGCTGACCGTCGTTCCGGCGGCGCAGGTGCGGGTGGTGCAGCCCTGA
- a CDS encoding PadR family transcriptional regulator: MDAQQLKGHLDLLLLATLETGPRYGGQIIADVQAATDGHFALREGTLYPALHRLEKQNFIRGEFQTLPRGGSPVKVYTLTPTGKAELKAQREKYERFTRAVRGVIGGPA; this comes from the coding sequence ATGGACGCCCAGCAGCTCAAAGGTCACCTCGACCTCCTCCTCCTCGCCACCCTCGAAACCGGCCCCCGCTACGGCGGCCAGATCATCGCCGACGTCCAGGCCGCCACCGACGGCCACTTCGCCCTGCGCGAAGGCACCCTCTACCCCGCCCTGCACCGCCTCGAAAAACAGAACTTCATCCGCGGCGAATTCCAGACCCTCCCACGCGGCGGCAGCCCCGTCAAGGTCTACACCCTCACCCCCACCGGAAAAGCCGAACTGAAAGCCCAGCGCGAAAAATACGAACGCTTCACCCGCGCTGTCCGTGGCGTCATCGGCGGCCCGGCATGA
- a CDS encoding M23 family metallopeptidase: protein MSGTGRVCAALLALLVATADASSYRVQPGDTLSGIAARAGVSAAQIRAVNARLRGTDQVQAGWVLTLPDRTLPAGTHTVKNGENLSVIAARYGLSLGALLSANPAYRDGKALWTGARLTIPGRSAAPAAAPAVRRGGATVRAASSSGSSGGWLWPVAGYHGVSSGYGPRVLDGVREDHLGVDIVAPVGTPVRAARSGRVLESRPDFDRGWGWTVVLEHPDGWITRYAHLSANLVQKGELVVRGQPVGRVGNTGRSTGPHLHFGTYLRWDPRDPLSLY, encoded by the coding sequence GTGAGCGGAACAGGTCGGGTGTGCGCGGCGCTGCTGGCGCTGCTGGTGGCAACAGCGGACGCTTCGTCGTACCGGGTGCAGCCGGGCGACACCCTGAGTGGCATCGCGGCGCGCGCCGGGGTCAGTGCCGCGCAGATCCGCGCGGTGAACGCCCGGTTGCGCGGCACGGATCAGGTGCAGGCCGGGTGGGTACTGACCCTCCCGGACCGGACGCTGCCCGCCGGGACGCACACCGTGAAAAACGGTGAGAACCTGTCCGTGATTGCCGCCCGGTACGGCCTGAGCCTGGGCGCCCTGCTCAGCGCCAACCCTGCCTACCGGGACGGGAAGGCCCTGTGGACCGGGGCGCGCCTGACCATTCCCGGTCGCAGCGCGGCGCCCGCTGCGGCCCCGGCAGTCCGGCGTGGCGGGGCCACGGTCCGCGCTGCCAGTTCGTCCGGCAGTTCCGGCGGGTGGCTGTGGCCGGTCGCGGGGTATCACGGGGTCAGCAGCGGGTACGGGCCGCGGGTGCTGGACGGCGTGCGTGAGGATCACCTGGGCGTGGATATCGTCGCGCCGGTCGGCACGCCGGTCCGCGCCGCCCGTTCGGGCCGCGTGCTGGAATCCCGCCCGGACTTCGACCGGGGCTGGGGCTGGACGGTCGTGCTGGAACACCCGGACGGCTGGATCACCCGGTACGCGCACCTGAGCGCCAACCTCGTGCAGAAGGGCGAGCTGGTCGTGCGGGGTCAGCCGGTCGGGCGGGTCGGGAACACGGGGCGCAGCACGGGGCCACACCTGCATTTCGGCACGTACCTGCGCTGGGATCCGCGCGATCCCCTGAGTCTGTACTGA
- a CDS encoding PaaI family thioesterase, with protein sequence MTLHPDLLFPTAHELDTLTPEALAGRMNALQGTLGARIGIEFLQAGRERLVARMPVEGNRQPAGRLHGGANLALAEELASVGSWLNLDPARQVAVGVDLSGTHVRGVTDGWVTGEAALAYRGRSMMVWTIEIRDERGRVTSLARCTCNVIATGA encoded by the coding sequence ATGACGCTGCACCCGGACCTGCTGTTCCCCACCGCGCATGAACTCGACACGCTGACGCCCGAGGCGCTGGCGGGCCGCATGAACGCCCTGCAGGGCACGCTGGGCGCGCGGATCGGCATCGAGTTCCTGCAGGCAGGCCGCGAGCGGCTGGTGGCCCGCATGCCGGTCGAGGGAAACCGCCAGCCGGCCGGGCGGCTGCACGGCGGCGCGAACCTCGCGCTGGCCGAGGAACTGGCGAGCGTGGGGTCGTGGCTGAACCTGGACCCGGCGCGGCAGGTGGCGGTCGGCGTGGACCTGAGCGGCACGCACGTGCGCGGCGTGACGGACGGCTGGGTGACGGGCGAGGCGGCCCTGGCGTACCGGGGGCGCAGCATGATGGTCTGGACCATTGAGATCCGCGACGAGCGGGGGCGCGTGACCAGTCTGGCGCGCTGCACCTGCAACGTGATCGCCACCGGTGCCTGA
- a CDS encoding DUF2231 domain-containing protein, with the protein MLNPNRIRPPAHVPPAHVMEDAVSDHDALEGVADTLQTLLRGAEATLPPGVTDALHGEWLGHPLHPILVHLPLGGWMIAAALDHLPARSPGANDAAADRALLLGTLGAVGTIATGWADWSNTRGQARRTGLIHGALNEAAFLLNVGSLLARRRGRRGLGKTLSGAALGVAVAGGFLGGELVYRHGLGVGRTLAHRQG; encoded by the coding sequence ATGCTGAACCCGAACCGGATCCGGCCACCCGCCCACGTTCCGCCTGCCCACGTCATGGAGGACGCCGTCAGTGACCACGACGCGCTGGAAGGCGTGGCCGACACGCTTCAGACGCTGCTGCGCGGCGCGGAGGCGACCCTGCCGCCCGGCGTGACGGACGCCCTGCACGGCGAGTGGCTGGGGCACCCGCTGCACCCGATTCTGGTGCACCTGCCGCTGGGCGGGTGGATGATCGCGGCGGCGCTCGATCACCTGCCCGCGCGGTCGCCGGGTGCGAACGACGCGGCGGCGGACCGGGCGCTGCTGCTGGGCACGCTGGGCGCGGTGGGGACCATCGCGACCGGCTGGGCCGACTGGTCGAACACGCGTGGGCAGGCGCGGCGCACCGGCCTGATTCACGGGGCGCTGAACGAGGCGGCGTTCCTGCTGAACGTGGGGTCGCTGCTGGCGCGGCGGCGTGGGCGGCGCGGCCTGGGGAAGACCCTGTCTGGGGCGGCGCTGGGCGTGGCGGTCGCGGGCGGGTTCCTGGGCGGCGAACTGGTGTACCGGCACGGGCTGGGCGTGGGCCGCACGCTGGCGCACCGGCAGGGCTGA
- a CDS encoding GTP-binding protein → MTVPADRPDERIPVIVVGGFLGAGKTTLVNHLIRSLPHRLGVIVNEFGAQGVDGSLIERLQDDVTELTAGCLCCTGRDDLLRALVTIAMREQKPDAVIVELSGVADPTPVLTTLLERSVRAAFRVTTLVAVVDARHALQTLREHPEAARQLAYANVVVLNKTDLADPALLDHAQGVLRGVNPLAEIKRVERGQVDADALLARDDFDPRVLDGVDARAAHTPGLKSFTLRADRPLDPYRWQRFMTEFLLSRPAEVLRAKGFLDLFGYPQRILFQAVRDLFTADAWDAGDGTSELVVIGRGLDRAEFEAAWEACLTPDPADLIPD, encoded by the coding sequence ATGACTGTGCCCGCTGACCGCCCTGATGAACGCATTCCGGTGATTGTGGTGGGTGGGTTTCTGGGTGCGGGGAAGACGACGCTGGTGAATCACCTGATCCGGTCGTTGCCGCACCGGCTGGGTGTGATCGTGAACGAGTTCGGCGCGCAGGGCGTGGATGGCAGCCTGATCGAGCGGCTGCAGGACGACGTGACGGAACTGACGGCCGGGTGCCTGTGCTGCACGGGGCGGGATGATCTGCTGCGGGCGCTGGTGACGATTGCCATGCGTGAGCAGAAGCCGGACGCGGTGATCGTGGAGTTGAGTGGCGTGGCGGACCCGACGCCGGTCCTGACGACGCTGCTGGAACGGTCGGTACGCGCGGCGTTCCGCGTGACGACGCTGGTGGCGGTCGTGGACGCCCGGCACGCCCTGCAGACGCTGCGGGAGCATCCGGAGGCGGCGCGGCAGCTGGCGTACGCGAACGTGGTCGTGCTGAACAAGACCGACCTCGCCGACCCGGCGCTGCTGGATCACGCGCAGGGCGTGCTGCGCGGCGTGAATCCGCTGGCGGAGATCAAACGGGTGGAGCGGGGTCAGGTGGACGCGGACGCCCTGCTGGCCCGCGACGACTTCGATCCGCGCGTGCTGGACGGCGTGGACGCCCGCGCGGCGCACACGCCGGGCCTGAAGTCGTTCACGCTGCGTGCGGACCGGCCGCTGGACCCGTACCGCTGGCAGCGGTTCATGACGGAGTTCCTGCTGTCCCGCCCGGCGGAGGTCCTGCGGGCCAAGGGGTTCCTGGACCTGTTCGGGTACCCGCAGCGGATCCTGTTCCAGGCGGTGCGGGACCTGTTCACGGCGGACGCCTGGGACGCCGGGGACGGCACGTCCGAACTGGTGGTGATCGGGCGGGGCCTGGACCGCGCGGAGTTCGAGGCGGCGTGGGAGGCGTGCCTGACGCCGGACCCGGCGGACCTGATCCCGGACTGA
- a CDS encoding ABC transporter ATP-binding protein, protein MPAPSPSVLRRLYGLLGPYRRTVGLGLLLLTLSVAAELYPPLVWIRVVDQGIPERDWVFIGGQLAVLVGVFAAQQVLSAWRGLLLERAGQAFTRDLRLTLYGKLQGQSAAYFEGQRTGDLLARVTGDVDALQDVLVRGTDAVLANALRLVGVIGIFIALQPLLGVLTTIPMIAVAFMLRRYARTVRPAYRAARARLGDLSALIADRLSGIRVVQGFAREDAEAERIRALGDELYAEGVKAVTIRNRAFPRARFVGNLGNVIMLGGGAWLIMAGQFTLGGLLAYRGCGRYFYGPIDDLVNIGDLLQRAEASGRRVFEVLDAPVPVQDRPGARPLPQPVQGDLRFEGVTFGYDPARPILRDVTLHVPAGQRVALLGESGAGKSTLLALVTRTFDPQRGRVTLDGHDLRDLTLRSLRENAAVMAQDTFLFHDTVLNNVTYARPDASGAEVEAALRAAHAHTFVHALPEGLQTVVGERGVRLSGGQRQRLSIARTLLARPSLLLLDEPTSAVDAESETQVVAALDELTRGRTALIVTHRPSLARTADRVIVLAGGLIVEDGHPDTLRRRGGAYATLERQMGGEPVPEVTG, encoded by the coding sequence ATGCCTGCCCCCTCCCCGTCTGTTCTGCGCCGCCTGTACGGTCTGCTGGGTCCGTACCGCCGCACGGTGGGTCTGGGCCTGCTGCTGCTGACCCTGAGTGTGGCGGCGGAACTGTACCCGCCGCTGGTGTGGATCCGGGTGGTGGATCAGGGCATTCCGGAACGGGACTGGGTGTTTATCGGGGGGCAGCTGGCAGTGCTGGTGGGGGTGTTCGCGGCGCAGCAGGTGCTGTCGGCGTGGCGGGGGCTGCTGCTGGAGCGGGCGGGGCAGGCGTTCACGCGGGACCTGCGCCTGACGCTGTACGGGAAGTTGCAGGGGCAGTCGGCGGCGTACTTCGAGGGGCAGCGGACCGGGGATCTGCTGGCCCGCGTGACGGGCGACGTGGACGCGTTGCAGGACGTGCTGGTGCGCGGCACGGACGCCGTGCTGGCGAACGCCCTGCGGCTGGTGGGCGTGATAGGGATTTTCATTGCGTTGCAGCCGCTGCTGGGCGTCCTGACAACCATTCCGATGATCGCGGTGGCGTTCATGCTGCGCCGCTACGCCCGCACCGTGCGGCCCGCGTACCGCGCGGCGCGCGCCCGCCTGGGCGACCTGAGCGCCCTGATCGCCGACCGCCTGAGCGGCATCCGCGTGGTGCAGGGCTTCGCGCGGGAGGACGCCGAGGCCGAGCGCATCCGCGCCCTGGGCGACGAGCTGTACGCCGAGGGCGTGAAGGCCGTCACCATCCGCAACCGCGCCTTCCCCCGCGCGCGCTTCGTGGGGAACCTGGGCAACGTGATCATGCTGGGCGGCGGCGCGTGGCTGATCATGGCCGGGCAGTTCACGCTGGGCGGCCTCCTCGCGTACCGGGGGTGCGGGCGGTACTTCTATGGCCCGATCGACGACCTCGTGAACATCGGCGACCTGCTCCAGCGGGCCGAGGCGAGCGGACGGCGGGTGTTCGAGGTGCTCGACGCGCCCGTCCCCGTGCAGGACCGGCCCGGAGCGCGGCCCCTGCCGCAGCCCGTGCAGGGCGACCTGCGCTTCGAGGGCGTCACCTTCGGGTACGACCCGGCCCGGCCCATCCTGCGGGATGTGACGCTGCACGTCCCGGCCGGGCAGCGCGTCGCCCTGCTCGGCGAGAGCGGCGCGGGCAAGAGCACCCTCCTCGCCCTCGTCACCCGTACCTTCGACCCGCAACGCGGGCGCGTGACGCTCGACGGGCATGACCTGCGCGACCTCACGCTGCGCAGCCTGCGCGAGAACGCCGCCGTCATGGCGCAGGACACCTTCCTGTTCCACGACACGGTGCTGAACAACGTCACCTACGCCCGCCCGGACGCTTCGGGTGCCGAGGTCGAGGCGGCCCTGCGCGCCGCGCACGCCCACACCTTCGTGCACGCCCTCCCCGAGGGCCTCCAGACCGTGGTGGGGGAACGCGGCGTGCGACTCAGCGGCGGGCAACGCCAGCGGCTCTCCATCGCCCGTACGCTGCTGGCCCGGCCCAGCCTCCTGCTGCTCGACGAACCCACCAGCGCCGTCGACGCCGAGAGTGAAACCCAGGTCGTCGCCGCGCTGGACGAACTCACGCGCGGCCGCACCGCGCTGATCGTCACGCACCGCCCCAGCCTCGCCCGCACCGCCGACCGCGTCATCGTCCTGGCAGGTGGCTTGATCGTCGAGGACGGCCACCCCGACACCCTCCGCAGACGCGGCGGCGCGTACGCCACGCTGGAACGCCAGATGGGCGGCGAACCTGTACCCGAGGTGACGGGCTGA